One Coprobacter fastidiosus genomic window, CCTTCCTTTTAAAAATTCCAGTTCTACGATAAAATTTACATAGACTTTTTTAGGATTAAACCGTTTTACTAATTTGTATGCAGCCAGCATTGTCCCACCGGTTGCCAGCAGGTCGTCATGCAATACAATTATGTCTTCTGAATTGAGCGCATCTTTATGTATTTCGATTGTGTCGGTACCATATTCTTTTTCATAGCTTTCACTCCATGTTTCGGCAGGAAGTTTCCCCGGTTTTCTTAATGTAACAAATCCTGCCCCTAAATTGTTGGCGATAATCGGGCCCATTATGAA contains:
- a CDS encoding adenine phosphoribosyltransferase, with protein sequence MSIENIKEKIRDVKDFPQKGIIFRDLTTVFKDKDCLHALSEELTKLYKEKGITKVVGIESRGFIMGPIIANNLGAGFVTLRKPGKLPAETWSESYEKEYGTDTIEIHKDALNSEDIIVLHDDLLATGGTMLAAYKLVKRFNPKKVYVNFIVELEFLKGRDVFPPEVEIEALIKY